In Rhododendron vialii isolate Sample 1 chromosome 9a, ASM3025357v1, the following are encoded in one genomic region:
- the LOC131299889 gene encoding late embryogenesis abundant protein At1g64065-like, with product MAEENKEGYPTAPPADGSSRSAEEAGKATSNELRRQKRKKLLLYGLAFVIFLTGIIIVLFSTTFMKIRTPEIQFQSGTFGYFNVQFFDAANESKSPSFNVSMNAVLGIKNSNFGPYKYDSTTVYFFDNGIQVGSAIIPKSKASFRSTKKINVPVNLVSPTNLSMSSLIGFEIGTGLISLTIQSELNGKVELMFGVKKKKTIDLNCYVDILSGAQEITTIICN from the coding sequence ATGGCTGAGGAGAACAAAGAAGGCTATCCAACGGCACCACCGGCCGACGGTTCTTCCCGGAGCGCTGAAGAGGCGGGCAAAGCAACCTCTAATGAGCTCCGCCGCCAGAAACGAAAGAAACTTTTGTTGTATGGCTTAGCCTTTGTCATTTTCCTAACCGGAATCATCATCGTACTCTTCTCAACGACATTTATGAAAATCAGAACTCCCGAAATCCAGTTTCAGTCGGGCACGTTTGGCTATTtcaatgttcaattttttgatgCCGCTAATGAAAGCAAAAGCCCTTCGTTCAATGTGTCGATGAACGCTGTGCTGGGGATCAAGAACAGCAATTTCGGCCCGTACAAATATGATAGCACTACCGTGTATTTCTTTGACAACGGTATTCAAGTGGGGAGTGCAATTATCCCGAAATCGAAAGCTAGTTTCCGGTCTACTAAAAAGATCAACGTCCCGGTAAACCTGGTCTCGCCAACCAATTTATCAATGTCTTCCCTAATTGGATTTGAGATAGGTACCGGGTTAATTTCTTTAACCATCCAATCCGAATTGAATGGAAAAGTGGAGCTAATGTTTGgggtcaagaagaagaaaactatAGACCTGAATTGCTACGTGGACATCCTTTCAGGGGCACAGGAGATCACGACTATCATATGCAATTGA
- the LOC131299890 gene encoding late embryogenesis abundant protein At1g64065-like: MAREFSAGYPSAAPSELRRQHRKKLLLYGVAFVIFLTGIIVLLSTTVLRIRTPQFQLRSATVDAFNSTINVQGTSFPEKNNTTTPSFNARIKAVLAVQNTNYGPYKYEKSTIYFFFDGTPVGSAEIPGSKAGSRSTEIFNVAVSLADQAGNNSQLENYLTIGFLPLTSRSTLNGKVELIIKKKKTVNLDCAMDIDILDKDPFICQTYLVDRAATKLSRS, encoded by the exons ATGGCAAGGGAGTTTAGCGCAGGGTATCCCTCGGCAGCCCCATCCGAGCTCCGACGCCAGCACCGAAAGAAATTGTTGTTGTACGGCGTGGCCTTTGTCATTTTCCTAACCGGAATCATCGTACTCCTCTCAACAACGGTTCTGAGAATCCGAACTCCACAATTCCAGCTTAGATCCGCCACGGTTGATGCTTTCAACTCCACTATCAATGTCCAGGGAACTTCGTTTCCTGAGAAAAATAACACTACCACGCCTTCATTCAACGCAAGGATCAAAGCCGTACTTGCAGTGCAGAACACCAATTACGGCCCTTATAAATATGAAAAATCCACTATCTACTTCTTCTTCGACGGTACGCCAGTTGGGAGTGCCGAAATCCCAGGTTCAAAAGCCGGTTCTCGATCTACTGAAATATTCAATGTTGCCGTAAGCCTGGCAGACCAAGCTGGGAATAATAGCCAATTGGAAAACTATCTGACTATAGGGTTTCTACCTCTGACTAGCCGATCGACTTTGAACGGAAAGGTGGAGCTCATtatcaagaagaagaaaactgtTAATTTGGATTGTGCCATGGATATTGATATCTTGGACAAG GATCCTTTCATATGTCAGACATATCTAGTAGATAGGGCTGCAACCAAATTGAGTCGCTCGTGA
- the LOC131299891 gene encoding late embryogenesis abundant protein At1g64065-like: MAEENKEGYPKAPPADGSSRSAEEAGEATSNELRRRKRKKLLLYGVAFVIFLTGIIIVLFSTTFMKIRTPEIQFQSGTFGYFNVQFFDAANESKSPSFNVSMNAVLGIKNSNFGPYKYDSTTVYFFDNGIQVGSAIIPKSKASFRSTKKINVPVNLVSPTNLSMSSLIGFEIGTGLISLTIQSELNGKVELMFGVKKKKTIDLNCYVDILSGAQEITTIICN; encoded by the coding sequence ATGGCTGAGGAGAACAAAGAAGGCTATCCAAAGGCACCACCGGCCGACGGTTCTTCCCGGAGCGCTGAAGAGGCGGGCGAAGCAACCTCTAATGAGCTCCGCCGCCGGAAACGAAAGAAACTTTTGTTGTATGGCGTAGCCTTTGTCATTTTCCTAACCGGAATCATCATCGTACTCTTCTCAACGACATTTATGAAAATCAGAACTCCCGAAATCCAGTTTCAGTCGGGCACGTTTGGCTATTtcaatgttcaattttttgatgCCGCTAATGAAAGCAAAAGCCCTTCGTTCAATGTGTCGATGAACGCTGTGCTGGGGATCAAGAACAGCAATTTCGGCCCGTACAAATATGATAGCACTACCGTGTATTTCTTTGACAACGGTATTCAAGTGGGGAGTGCAATTATCCCGAAATCGAAAGCTAGTTTCCGGTCTACTAAAAAGATCAACGTCCCGGTAAACCTGGTCTCGCCAACCAATTTATCAATGTCTTCCCTAATTGGATTTGAGATAGGTACCGGGTTAATTTCTTTAACCATCCAATCCGAATTGAATGGAAAAGTGGAGCTAATGTTTGgggtcaagaagaagaaaactatAGACCTGAATTGCTACGTGGACATCCTTTCAGGGGCACAGGAGATCACGACTATCATATGCAATTGA
- the LOC131299892 gene encoding uncharacterized protein LOC131299892: MEDLKAASAKLDDYKAEVKDPLEDFNVGTEEDPRILHVCATLPDEMKDCLKYLLSEFKDCFAWDYPDMPGLNRSLVEHKIPIKEDFVPYQQIPRQMTPEVQKEVKKEMERLFKAKFIRPVKYVEWISNIVPVIKKNGKVRICIDFRNLNTASPKDEYHMPVVDHLVDATAGYRFLSFMDGYSGYNQIFIAEEDTHKTAFRCPGYIGLFEWIVMAFGLKNAGATYQRTMNVIFHDLIGRFMEVYIDDIVVKSHTFDEHVDYLRQVLVRMRLYKLKMNAMKCAFGVTAGNFLGFLVHKKGIEVDKDKAKAIIEAQPPTNKQELQQFLGQVNFLRRFISNLSGKTLAFSPLLKLKSQKDFKWEGEHQKAFEFLKQSLVRPPVLMPPINGKPLKLYISAGHQSIGCLLAQDNENGHEQAIYYLSRRLNECEIKYKPIEKLCLTLYFSATKLRCYMLPSTVYVIAQTDVIKYMLTRPILREKDEFEIHMVEIKPWKLSFDGSKTDRGVGAGVVFTSPKGEFLQFSFQLDENRILTNNQAERFTIGNSIDNRLENSDANQMAQIASGIRIPEGQSEKLIKVQKRFLPFSIERDSNDFDVMEINLVDDWRVPIRKFLENPKEKTDRNIKQRAINYVIVGNDLFKKSSDEVLLLCIDKSQAMTVMGEVHEGTCGSHQSGERMKWGWAIDMIGEIVPHSSQQHEYVMVATDYFTKWTEAIPLKNVAQKQVIDFIEEHIFCRFGIPETITVDQASVFNGHEVMTYVNSYGVKILNSSPYYAQANGTSKRESTRATPYELVYGQAAVLPVEVNIISHRVAKHYGPNNMDFEEAMYQELDGLEESRIDALNNIQAQKRNLERVYNKRVHEKSFAEGDLVWKAILPLDKKKKGYFGKWSPNWEGPFRVLKVLRGGAYQLESILGSVHERTINGKYLKAYFPSPWELIDE; the protein is encoded by the exons ATGGAAGATCTTAAAGCTGCTTCTGCTAAACTTGATGATTataaagcagaagtaaaagatcCATTAGAGGATTTTAATGTAGGAACAGAGGAAGATCCTAGAATTCTTCATGTATGTGCTACTTTACCTGATGAAATGAAGGATTGTTTGAAGTACTTGTTGTCAGAATTCAAGGATTGCTTTGCTTGGGATTATCCTGATATGCCTGGTTTGAATAGATCACTAGTTGAACATAAAATTCCTATTAAAGAGGACTTTGTCCCATATCAACAGATTCCAAGACAGATGACACCTGAAGTtcaaaaagaagtaaagaaagaaatggaacgatTATTTAAGGCCAAATTTATTAGGCCTGTTAAGTATGTTGAATggatttcaaatattgttcctGTAATCAAGAAAAATGGTAAGGTTAGAATATGCATTGATTTTAGGAATTTGAATACAGCATCACCAAAAGATGAGTATCACATGCCTGTTGTAGACCATCTAGTGGATGCAACCGCAGGCTATCGATTTCTTTCCTTTATGGATGGTTATTCTGGATATAACCAAATATTTATTGCAGAGGAAGATACACACAAAACTGCATTTAGATGTCCAGGATATATTGGATTATTTGAATGGATTGTTATGGCGTTTGGATTAAAGAATGCAGGAGCAACTTATCAAAGAACAATGAATGTGATTTTTCATGACCTAATTGGAAGGTTTATGGaagtttatattgatgatatagTGGTAAAATCACATACATTTGATGAGCATGTAGACTATTTAAGACAAGTCTTGGTGAGAATGAGACTATATAAGCTgaaaatgaatgcaatgaaatGTGCTTTTGGAGTTACTgctggaaattttttgggatttctgGTTCATAAGAAAGGGATTGAGGTTGATAAAGATAAAGCAAAAGCTATAATAGAAGCACAGCCTCCAACAAATAAACAGGAACTCCAACAGTTTCTAGGACAGGTAAATTTTCTTAGGCGATTTATCTCCAATTTGTCTGGAAAAACTCTTGCTTTTTCCCCACTCTTAAAGTTAAAATCTCAGAAAGATTTTAAATGGGAAGGAGAACATCAGAAGgcatttgagtttttaaagcaATCGTTGGTAAGGCCTCCTGTTTTGATGCCACCAATAAATGGAAAACCTTTAAAATTATACATCTCAGCAGGACACCAGTcgattggttgtcttttggctcaagataatgaaaatggCCATGAACAAGCCATATATTATCTTAGTAGGAGATTAAATGAATGTGAGATAAAATACAAGCCTATTGAGAAGCTATGCTTGACATTATACTTTTCTGCCACCAAGCTAAGATGTTACATGTTACCATCGACGGTATATGTGATTGCACAAACGGACGTCATCAAATATATGTTAACAAGGCCCATATTAAGAG AAAAGGATGAATTTGAGATACATATGGTTGAAATAAAACCATGGAAGTTGTCATTCGATGGCTCCAAGACTGACAGAGGAGTTGGAGCAGGCGTAGTTTTTACATCCCCAAAAGGAGAATTCTTACAGTTTTCTTTTCAGTTAGATGAAAACAGGATTCtgaccaataatcaagctga GAGATTCACAATTGGTAATTCGATAGATAACAG ATTGGAGAATAGTGATGCTAATCAGATGGCACAAATTGCTTCTGGAATTAGGATTCCAGAAGGGCaaagtgaaaaattaataaaggtCCAAAAGAGATTCTTGCCTTTCTCTATTGAAAGAGATAGCAATGATTTTGATGTTATGGAAATAAATCTGGTTGATGATTGGAGGGTTCCAATAAGGAAATTTCTAGAGAACCCAAAGGAGAAAACAGACAGAAATATAAAGCAAAGGGCCATAAACTATGTTATAGTAGGCAatgatttgttcaaaaaatcttCAGATGAAGTATTATTGCTGTGTATTGATAAATCCCAAGCAATGACGGTTATGGGTGAAgttcatgagggaacttgtggtTCTCACCAGTctggagagagaatgaaatg GGGATGGGCAATTGATATGATTGGAGAAATAGTTCCTCATTCTTCTCAACAGCATGAGTATGTAATGGTGGCTAcggattattttacaaaatggacagaaGCTATCCCATTGAAGAATGTAGCGCAGAAACAAGTAATTGATTTCATTGAGGAGCATATTTTCTGTCGATTTGGTATTCCTGAGACAATCACAGTTGACCAAGCATCTGTGTTCAATGGTCATGAAGTAATGACTTATGTTAACTCATATGGAGTTAAAATCTTGAATTCTTCTCCTTATTATGCCCAAGCAAATGG GACTTCAAAAAGGGAGAGCACCAGGGCTACACCATATGAGTTAGTATATGGCCAAGCCGCAGTTTTACCCGTCGAAGTTAATATTATATCTCACAGAGTGGCTAAGCATTATGGCCCAAACAAtatggattttgaggaagcaaTGTATCAAGAATTAGATGgactggaagaatccagaatagATGCTTTAAACAACATACAAGCACAGAAAAGGAATTTAGAAAGAGTCTACAATAAAAGAGTCCATGAGAAATCATTTGCAGAAGGTGATTTGGTTTGGAAAGCAATTTTGCCtttagataagaaaaagaaaggatacTTTGgtaaatggtctccaaattgggagGGACCATTTCGTGTGTTAAAAGTTCTAAGAGGTGGTGCTTATCAGTTAGAATCTATTCTTGGAAGTGTCCATGAAAGAACAATCAATGGAAAGTATTTAAAGGCATATTTTCCATCCCCTTGGGAGTTAATTGACGAATGA